One region of Primulina tabacum isolate GXHZ01 chromosome 17, ASM2559414v2, whole genome shotgun sequence genomic DNA includes:
- the LOC142531259 gene encoding putative serine/threonine-protein kinase PBL7 — translation MLKWPGHCSCFGRNKEIKLKSEPHLDDKSIGSMNMKIEQRHDTADSNDHGKSNGLIIFSYRELATATNNFRQESLLGEGGFGPVYKGKIETTGQVVAVKQLNHSGLQGDKEFLVEVLMLSNLQHPNLVSLIGYCAEGEQRLLVYEFMPLGSLECHLHDLAPDMQPLDWKSRMQIAAGAAKGLDFLHNQAKPQVIYRDLKASNILLSEEFRPKLSDFGLAKFGPDDDKSHVSTRVMGTRGYCAPEYAQTGKLTVKSDVYNFGVFLLELITGRRAVEVTQGSTMHMLVDWARPMLKERKKFVNLADPLLKGRFSENILSKAIEVALMCLQEDAQSRPNMRDIAHAMNYLTSQSLDYDSNKDHKTDEGGGQRSEFKEQETSKQLNIENQDRELAVAEAKMWAETCREKKGEHIRPDYSNR, via the exons ATGTTGAAATGGCCAGGCCATTGTTCATGTTTTGGAAGAAACAAGGAGATCAAGTTGAAAAGCGAGCCACATCTTGATGACAAGTCAATAG ggAGTATGAATATGAAAATAGAGCAAAGGCATGATACTGCAGACTCAAATGATCATGGTAAAAGTAATGGCTTGATCATATTTAGCTACCGCGAGCTGGCTACTGCAACCAACAACTTTAGGCAAGAATCCCTTCTCGGGGAAGGTGGTTTTGGCCCAGTATACAAGGGCAAAATAGAAACCACTGGCCAG GTTGTTGCtgttaaacagttaaatcattCTGGTTTGCAAGGTGACAAGGAGTTTCTGGTGGAAGTTCTCATGCTTTCTAATCTGCAGCACCCTAACCTCGTGAGTTTGATTGGATATTGTGCCGAAGGGGAGCAGCGCCTTCTTGTGTATGAATTCATGCCTTTGGGATCTTTGGAATGTCACCTCCATG ATCTTGCACCTGATATGCAGCCATTAGATTGGAAATCAAGGATGCAAATAGCAGCTGGTGCAGCCAAAGGATTGGATTTCTTGCATAACCAAGCTAAGCCTCAAGTAATCTACAGGGACCTGAAAGCATCTAACATATTATTAAGTGAAGAGTTCCGCCCGAAACTATCAGATTTCGGTCTCGCCAAGTTTGGTCCAGATGATGACAAGTCACATGTCTCCACCAGGGTAATGGGTACTCGAGGATACTGCGCGCCCGAATATGCTCAAACTGGAAAACTTACAGTGAAGTCGGATGTATACAATTTTGGTGTTTTTCTGTTGGAGTTGATCACCGGACGTAGAGCGGTGGAGGTGACTCAAGGAAGCACAATGCACATGCTTGTAGACTGG GCACGACCTATGTTGAAGGAGCGCAAGAAGTTCGTGAATCTTGCAGATCCACTACTAAAAGGCCGATTTTCAGAGAATATCTTAAGCAAGGCCATAGAAGTGGCTCTAATGTGTCTCCAAGAAGATGCACAATCTCGGCCTAACATGAGAGACATAGCGCATGCCATGAATTACTTGACATCCCAATCTTTGGATTATGATTCGAATAAAGATCATAAAACGGACGAAGGAGGTGGACAAAGAAGTGAGTTTAAGGAACAGGAAACGTCCAAACAGTTGAACATCGAAAATCAGGATCGAGAGCTTGCCGTTGCAGAGGCTAAGATGTGGGCTGAGACTTGTAGGGAGAAAAAAGGCGAACATATTAGGCCGGATTATTCGAACCGATGA